The following coding sequences are from one Streptomyces venezuelae window:
- a CDS encoding GNAT family N-acetyltransferase, with protein sequence MTEIRTPRLLLRRWHDDDLAPMADINADPRVMRWVDGGPVHDLDRTAEDIERWEEEWDDEGFGLFAVELLASGELAGFTGLSVPEFLPEVLPAVAISWRLGSPFWGQGYASEAAQATLEFALQDRGLDRVISIDRVGNQASANVVRKLGMTLDRETTHPVSGHPLHIHSIDLTEYEA encoded by the coding sequence ATGACCGAGATCCGCACCCCCCGCCTCCTCCTGCGCCGCTGGCACGACGACGACCTCGCTCCCATGGCGGACATCAATGCGGACCCCCGGGTCATGCGCTGGGTCGACGGTGGTCCCGTGCACGACCTGGACAGGACCGCGGAGGACATCGAGCGCTGGGAGGAGGAGTGGGACGACGAGGGCTTCGGGCTGTTCGCCGTCGAACTCCTCGCCTCCGGCGAGCTCGCCGGCTTCACCGGCCTCTCCGTCCCCGAGTTCCTGCCCGAGGTCCTGCCCGCCGTCGCGATCAGCTGGCGCCTCGGCTCACCGTTCTGGGGCCAGGGCTACGCCTCCGAGGCGGCGCAGGCCACCCTCGAATTCGCCCTCCAGGACCGTGGCCTCGACCGCGTGATCAGCATCGACCGGGTCGGCAACCAGGCCTCGGCCAACGTCGTGCGCAAGCTCGGCATGACCCTGGACCGCGAGACCACCCACCCGGTCTCGGGCCACCCCCTGCACATCCACTCCATCGACCTGACGGAGTACGAGGCCTGA
- a CDS encoding ATP-dependent DNA ligase, which translates to MDLPVMPPVKPMLAKPVKKIPPGMQYEAKWDGFRAIAFRDGDELELGSRTGKPLTRYFPELVAALRERLPERCVLDGEIVIAKDGRLDFDALTERIHPAASRVATLAERTPASFVAFDLLALADEALLDTPMADRRALLVQALSGVTAPVHVAPATTDPDVAHVWFEQFEGAGLDGVIAKPLDLRYRQNERLMFKIKHERTADCVVAGYRFHKSGPIVGSLLLGLYDDGGALQHVGVCAAFSMKRRAELIEELEPLRMRSAAGHPWSSWTDETAHETARMPGAPSRWTGKKDLSWVPLRPERVCEVAYDHMENGQRFRHTAAFRRWRPDRIPESCTYAQLEQPVRHALDDVLGDTG; encoded by the coding sequence ATGGATCTGCCGGTCATGCCGCCCGTGAAGCCCATGCTCGCGAAGCCCGTGAAGAAGATCCCGCCGGGCATGCAGTACGAGGCCAAGTGGGACGGGTTCCGCGCGATCGCCTTCCGTGACGGTGACGAGCTGGAGCTCGGCAGTCGCACCGGCAAGCCCCTGACGCGCTACTTTCCCGAGTTGGTGGCCGCGCTGCGCGAGCGGTTGCCGGAGCGGTGCGTGCTGGACGGCGAGATCGTGATCGCCAAGGACGGGCGCCTCGACTTCGACGCGCTCACGGAGCGCATTCACCCCGCCGCGTCCCGCGTGGCCACCCTCGCCGAGCGCACCCCCGCCTCCTTCGTGGCGTTCGACCTGCTCGCACTGGCCGACGAGGCCCTGCTCGACACTCCCATGGCCGACCGGCGCGCTCTGCTCGTGCAGGCGCTGTCCGGTGTCACAGCGCCCGTGCACGTGGCGCCCGCGACCACGGACCCCGACGTGGCGCACGTCTGGTTCGAGCAGTTCGAGGGCGCGGGCCTCGACGGCGTCATCGCCAAACCCCTCGACCTGCGCTACCGCCAGAACGAACGCCTCATGTTCAAGATCAAGCACGAGCGCACGGCGGACTGCGTGGTCGCGGGCTACCGCTTCCACAAGAGCGGGCCCATCGTCGGCTCGCTGCTCCTCGGGCTGTACGACGACGGGGGCGCCCTGCAGCACGTGGGCGTGTGCGCCGCGTTCTCGATGAAACGCCGTGCCGAACTCATCGAGGAGCTGGAGCCGCTGCGCATGCGGTCCGCGGCCGGCCACCCGTGGTCGTCCTGGACGGACGAGACGGCCCACGAGACGGCCCGTATGCCCGGCGCCCCGAGCCGCTGGACGGGCAAGAAGGACCTGTCGTGGGTGCCGCTGAGGCCGGAGCGGGTCTGCGAGGTGGCGTACGACCACATGGAGAACGGGCAGCGCTTCCGCCACACGGCCGCCTTCCGCAGATGGCGCCCGGACCGCATCCCGGAGAGCTGCACGTACGCCCAGTTGGAGCAGCCGGTGAGGCACGCCCTGGACGACGTGCTGGGCGACACGGGCTGA
- a CDS encoding ThuA domain-containing protein, translating to MRRTPHQEPLTVRGLSRSRRRPDGRRRALVAALLSGALVTGALSAQAASARPYPEPELTTMSLPSPPGGADVKVLVFHGSAADGDESPVVNAGIEAIEKIGRSGPAAERFKIVATDDASVFTKERKLGKFNAVAFLTGGGDVLDAEQEAGLEAYMEAGGGFLGIHDAARAEPYSSWFTGLIGARPADASPTDVQRATVEVGDREHPATKSLPLQWKRPDRWLNWTKNPSGDVHTVARVRESTYQPGAGKNGWDHPVSWCRDYDGGRSFYTGMGGTAASYDEADFRSHLRGALLWTTRIARADCRATINANYKAERLTQANQPGRNDQIGEPHGLVTAPDGKVFHIGRGGADSSQPVITDWNNPDIGKGTGEIHVYDPKTRKSTLAGALTVFGNKGGGDELIKVEEGLLGIELDPKFEQNGWVYLHYTPHSKINRETHMAQRYVSRFTYDHGTGKLDMGSEKVLLKWPVQIHSCCHAGGGMAWDSKDNLYIATGDNNSSQFSDGYSGNNPQPNFKGVSFADARRTAGNTNNLNGKILRIHPEPDGTYTLPEGNLFTGKEPDEGGGKTRGEIYVMGVRNPARISVDKKTDTLYAGWVGPDAGAPSTTWGPAKYDTFAAITHASNRGWPYCMGNNQPYRDRNLPDPSKPLGWYDCKNLKNESPNNDGLVNIPPAEPNNIWYSPQGGGVDYPRDAKGVPSYKTAEQKILLPWLKGGGQATMNGPVYRYDATSTSADKWPAYWDGKWFVGDFYDSDQPRHAVVTDPKTVGKGGLPVHAESLKKIIPIGNDGIKNLMDWKFAPDGSLYVLDYGRGFFTSDSKSALWRVTYKGGAPTPAADDLARKAG from the coding sequence ATGCGGCGCACACCGCATCAAGAGCCCTTGACCGTACGAGGGTTGAGCAGATCTCGACGCAGACCGGACGGCAGGCGGCGGGCCCTGGTGGCCGCGCTGCTGTCCGGTGCCCTGGTCACCGGGGCGCTCTCCGCGCAGGCCGCGTCCGCGCGGCCGTACCCGGAACCGGAGTTGACAACGATGTCCCTGCCCTCGCCGCCCGGCGGGGCCGACGTCAAGGTCCTGGTCTTCCACGGCTCTGCGGCGGACGGCGACGAGTCGCCCGTCGTCAACGCGGGCATCGAGGCCATCGAGAAGATCGGCCGGTCGGGCCCGGCGGCCGAACGGTTCAAGATCGTGGCGACGGACGACGCGTCCGTCTTCACCAAGGAGCGCAAGCTCGGCAAGTTCAACGCCGTCGCCTTCCTCACCGGCGGCGGTGACGTCCTCGACGCCGAGCAGGAGGCGGGCCTGGAGGCCTACATGGAGGCCGGCGGCGGCTTCCTCGGCATCCACGACGCCGCCCGCGCCGAGCCGTACTCATCCTGGTTCACCGGCCTGATCGGCGCCCGTCCCGCCGACGCGAGCCCGACGGACGTCCAGCGCGCCACCGTCGAGGTCGGCGACCGCGAGCACCCGGCGACCAAGAGCCTGCCGCTCCAGTGGAAGCGCCCTGACCGGTGGCTGAACTGGACGAAGAACCCCTCGGGCGACGTCCACACGGTCGCCCGCGTCCGCGAGTCGACGTACCAGCCGGGCGCGGGCAAGAACGGCTGGGACCACCCCGTGTCCTGGTGCCGCGACTACGACGGCGGACGCTCCTTCTACACGGGCATGGGCGGCACGGCGGCCTCGTACGACGAGGCGGACTTCCGCAGCCACCTGCGGGGCGCCCTGCTGTGGACCACGCGCATCGCGCGCGCCGACTGCCGGGCGACGATCAACGCCAACTACAAGGCGGAGCGCCTCACGCAGGCCAACCAGCCGGGCAGGAACGACCAGATCGGCGAGCCGCACGGCCTGGTCACCGCGCCCGACGGCAAGGTCTTCCACATCGGCCGCGGCGGCGCGGACTCCTCGCAGCCCGTCATCACCGACTGGAACAACCCGGACATCGGCAAGGGCACGGGCGAGATCCACGTCTACGACCCGAAGACCAGGAAGTCGACGCTGGCGGGCGCGCTGACCGTCTTCGGCAACAAGGGCGGCGGCGACGAGCTGATCAAGGTCGAGGAGGGCCTCCTCGGCATCGAGCTCGACCCGAAGTTCGAGCAGAACGGGTGGGTGTACCTGCACTACACGCCCCACTCGAAGATCAACCGCGAGACGCACATGGCGCAGCGCTACGTCTCCCGGTTCACCTACGACCACGGCACGGGCAAGCTCGACATGGGCAGTGAGAAGGTGCTCCTGAAGTGGCCGGTGCAGATCCACAGCTGCTGCCACGCGGGCGGCGGGATGGCCTGGGACTCCAAGGACAACCTCTACATCGCGACGGGTGACAACAACTCCTCGCAGTTCTCGGACGGTTACTCGGGCAACAACCCGCAGCCGAACTTCAAGGGCGTCTCGTTCGCCGACGCGCGCCGCACGGCCGGCAACACCAACAACCTCAACGGCAAGATCCTGCGCATCCACCCGGAGCCCGACGGGACGTACACGCTCCCCGAGGGCAACCTGTTCACCGGCAAGGAGCCGGACGAGGGCGGCGGCAAGACGCGCGGCGAGATCTATGTGATGGGCGTCAGGAACCCGGCGCGCATCAGTGTCGACAAGAAGACGGACACGCTGTACGCGGGCTGGGTGGGACCGGACGCGGGTGCGCCGTCGACGACCTGGGGCCCGGCGAAGTACGACACGTTCGCGGCGATCACCCACGCCTCCAACCGCGGCTGGCCGTACTGCATGGGCAACAACCAGCCCTACCGCGACCGCAACCTGCCGGACCCGTCGAAGCCGCTGGGCTGGTACGACTGCAAGAACCTCAAGAACGAGTCGCCGAACAACGACGGCCTCGTCAACATCCCGCCGGCCGAGCCGAACAACATCTGGTACTCGCCGCAGGGCGGCGGCGTCGACTATCCGCGCGACGCCAAGGGCGTGCCGAGCTACAAGACGGCGGAGCAGAAGATCCTCCTGCCGTGGCTCAAGGGCGGCGGCCAGGCCACGATGAACGGTCCGGTCTACCGGTACGACGCGACGAGCACGAGCGCCGACAAGTGGCCCGCGTACTGGGACGGCAAGTGGTTCGTCGGTGACTTCTACGACTCCGACCAGCCGCGGCACGCGGTGGTGACCGACCCGAAGACGGTCGGCAAGGGCGGCCTGCCCGTCCACGCCGAGTCGCTGAAGAAGATCATTCCGATCGGCAACGACGGCATCAAGAACCTCATGGACTGGAAGTTCGCGCCGGACGGTTCGCTGTACGTCCTCGACTACGGGCGCGGCTTCTTCACCTCGGACTCCAAGTCGGCGCTGTGGCGCGTGACGTACAAGGGCGGGGCGCCGACTCCGGCCGCCGACGACCTGGCCAGGAAGGCGGGATGA
- a CDS encoding FAD-dependent oxidoreductase, with amino-acid sequence MGHSRAGASTVGNTADGSTRRGFVAGAAAVGGAAALGVGAGALPAAASAPGAADARRAEQTVAVLGGGVAGLTAAHELAERGFAVTVYERRALGGKARSMDVPDSAKGNRKPLPGEHGFRFIPGIYHNLPDTMRRIPFPGNANGVWDNLIAPREMSFARTGREDIRMPIPWPGHEPEQLTLDDIRRALTALLDTAFNLPAHEAAYFVNRALVFFTSCDERRDDDWESTPWWEFTRAERMSKDYQRILAIGVTRNIVATKAEEASTRTVGTLGEAFVLNALGQGADGPPDRILNAPTNEAWIDPWVDHLKSLGVEFRVGWTVRELGFGEGRVTKTVVEGPDGVRRDITADHYVQAMPVEHARRTWSAALKAADPQLARCDKLETDWMTGIQFYLTERPAVVKGHFNLIDSPWSLTGIAQAGHWPERDFPADYGDGVAVDCLSVDISEWDKPGILYGKTAKQCTREEVAKEVWAQLKAALNDTGRTVLSDTKLHSWFLDPGVDGLGTPNPTNEDQLLIHPVGTFHNRPSAATKIPNLFLSGDYVSVDIDLATMEGANASARQAVNALLKQAGSEHEPCTVTPLHRVPAIEALKRVDRTRYRLGLRNALDLG; translated from the coding sequence ATGGGGCACAGTCGTGCCGGGGCGAGCACGGTGGGAAACACGGCGGACGGCAGCACGCGGCGCGGGTTCGTCGCGGGGGCCGCGGCGGTCGGCGGGGCGGCCGCGCTGGGGGTGGGCGCGGGCGCGCTGCCCGCCGCGGCGTCCGCGCCGGGCGCCGCTGACGCGCGGCGGGCGGAGCAGACCGTCGCGGTCCTCGGCGGGGGCGTCGCCGGACTCACCGCGGCCCACGAACTGGCGGAGCGCGGCTTCGCGGTGACCGTCTACGAACGCAGGGCACTCGGCGGCAAGGCCCGCAGCATGGACGTGCCGGACAGCGCGAAGGGGAACCGCAAACCGCTGCCCGGCGAGCACGGCTTCCGCTTCATCCCGGGCATCTACCACAACCTGCCGGACACGATGCGCCGCATCCCGTTCCCCGGGAACGCGAACGGCGTGTGGGACAACCTGATCGCGCCCCGCGAGATGTCGTTCGCGCGCACCGGTCGCGAGGACATCAGGATGCCGATCCCCTGGCCGGGCCACGAGCCGGAGCAACTCACGCTGGACGACATCCGGCGGGCGCTGACCGCGCTGCTCGACACGGCGTTCAACCTTCCGGCCCACGAGGCCGCGTACTTCGTGAACCGCGCCCTGGTCTTCTTCACCAGCTGCGACGAACGCCGCGACGACGACTGGGAGTCGACCCCCTGGTGGGAGTTCACCCGAGCCGAGCGGATGTCCAAGGACTACCAGCGCATCCTCGCGATCGGCGTGACCCGCAACATCGTGGCCACCAAGGCCGAGGAGGCCAGCACCCGGACCGTCGGCACGCTCGGCGAGGCGTTCGTCCTCAACGCGCTCGGGCAGGGCGCGGACGGCCCGCCCGACCGCATCCTGAACGCGCCGACCAACGAGGCGTGGATCGACCCGTGGGTCGACCATCTGAAGTCGCTCGGCGTGGAGTTCCGCGTCGGATGGACCGTGCGCGAGCTGGGTTTCGGCGAAGGACGCGTCACGAAGACCGTCGTCGAGGGCCCCGACGGCGTACGGCGCGACATCACCGCCGACCACTACGTCCAGGCCATGCCGGTCGAGCACGCGCGCCGCACGTGGAGCGCCGCGCTCAAGGCGGCCGACCCGCAGCTCGCGCGCTGCGACAAGCTGGAGACGGACTGGATGACGGGCATCCAGTTCTATCTGACCGAGCGCCCGGCCGTCGTGAAGGGCCATTTCAACCTCATCGACTCGCCGTGGTCCCTGACGGGCATCGCGCAGGCCGGGCACTGGCCCGAGCGGGACTTCCCGGCCGACTACGGCGACGGCGTCGCGGTCGATTGCCTGTCGGTCGACATCTCGGAGTGGGACAAGCCGGGAATCCTGTACGGCAAGACGGCGAAGCAGTGCACCCGCGAGGAGGTCGCCAAAGAGGTGTGGGCGCAGCTCAAGGCCGCGCTCAACGACACCGGCAGGACAGTGCTCAGCGACACCAAGCTGCACTCGTGGTTCCTCGACCCGGGCGTGGACGGCCTCGGCACGCCGAACCCCACCAACGAGGACCAGCTCCTCATCCACCCCGTGGGCACCTTCCACAACCGTCCGTCGGCCGCCACGAAGATCCCGAACCTGTTCCTCTCGGGTGACTACGTCTCCGTGGACATCGACCTCGCGACGATGGAGGGCGCCAACGCGTCGGCCCGGCAGGCCGTCAACGCCCTGCTCAAGCAGGCGGGTTCGGAGCACGAACCGTGCACGGTGACGCCGCTGCACCGCGTCCCGGCGATCGAGGCCCTCAAGCGCGTCGACCGCACCCGATACCGGCTCGGTCTGCGCAACGCGCTCGATCTCGGCTGA
- the ligD gene encoding non-homologous end-joining DNA ligase produces MGAAKGKSAAVDIDTGERTVRLSSPDRVVFPERGFTKLDVAQYFLAVGPGILRALRDRPTTLQRYPEGAAGEFFYQKRAPKNHPDWIPTATIAFPSGRTADEMCPTEVAAVIWAAQYNTLTFHPWPVRGDDLDHPDELRIDLDPQPGTDYADAVRAAHELRAVLDEFGGLEGWPKTSGGRGLHVFVPIEPRWTFTQVRRAAIAVGRELERRMPDAVTTAWWKEERGEKIFVDYNQTARDRTIASAYSLRARPHAPVSAPLRWDEVEDARPEDFDLATMPGRFADVGDVHAGMDEHRHSLEALLALADQDERDHGLGDLPYPPEYPKMPGEPKRVQPSRAKHEE; encoded by the coding sequence ATGGGTGCAGCCAAGGGCAAGAGCGCGGCCGTGGACATCGACACGGGGGAGCGGACGGTACGTCTCTCCAGCCCGGACCGGGTGGTCTTCCCCGAGCGCGGCTTCACCAAGCTCGACGTCGCCCAGTACTTCCTGGCCGTCGGTCCCGGCATCCTCCGCGCCCTCCGCGACCGCCCCACCACCCTCCAGCGCTACCCGGAAGGTGCGGCCGGCGAGTTCTTCTACCAGAAGCGCGCCCCGAAGAACCACCCCGACTGGATCCCCACCGCCACCATCGCCTTCCCCAGCGGCCGCACCGCCGACGAGATGTGCCCCACGGAGGTCGCCGCCGTCATCTGGGCCGCCCAGTACAACACCCTCACCTTCCACCCCTGGCCCGTGCGCGGCGACGACCTCGACCACCCCGACGAACTCCGCATCGACCTCGACCCGCAGCCCGGCACCGACTACGCGGACGCGGTCCGCGCCGCCCATGAACTACGGGCGGTGCTCGACGAGTTCGGGGGGCTCGAAGGCTGGCCGAAGACATCCGGCGGGCGCGGCCTGCACGTCTTCGTGCCCATCGAGCCGCGCTGGACCTTCACGCAGGTGCGCAGGGCGGCCATCGCCGTCGGGCGTGAGCTGGAGCGCCGGATGCCGGACGCCGTCACGACGGCGTGGTGGAAGGAGGAGCGCGGGGAGAAGATCTTCGTCGACTACAACCAGACCGCCAGGGACCGCACCATCGCCTCCGCCTACTCGCTCCGCGCCCGCCCGCACGCCCCCGTGTCCGCGCCGCTGCGCTGGGACGAGGTCGAGGACGCCCGTCCCGAGGACTTCGACCTCGCCACCATGCCGGGCCGCTTCGCCGACGTCGGCGACGTCCACGCCGGCATGGACGAGCACCGGCACTCACTGGAGGCGCTGCTCGCCCTCGCCGACCAGGACGAGCGGGACCACGGCCTCGGCGACCTGCCGTATCCGCCGGAGTACCCGAAGATGCCGGGCGAGCCGAAGCGGGTGCAGCCGAGCCGGGCGAAGCACGAGGAGTGA
- a CDS encoding OmpL47-type beta-barrel domain-containing protein → MRSRTPRAPRAAQRRRLCTALFAALLMVLGGLTSTAAVARPDDTGPSVRAQTLTWTADNDISKYKSAPTTAVAGPTTIVFENSEATGNTTGMPHTLTFDTSDPEYNNDVTLNIMANPNDDKGGKHTAEVTLTPGRYRYHCTIPGHGSMQGILVVTEGGGEDTTAPQTAAKVEGTTNADGAYVGSATVAVTATDEGSGVDKIEYAVGADGAWQPYTAPVVVDQVGTHKIRHRATDKAGNVSAEKAADFKVVAPPTDDRTPPETSATVSGEKNDQGQYVGMATVTVTASDTGSGVNKIEYAIGDGAWTAYTAPVMVHEAGAHKVRYRASDKAGNQAGEKTAEFTVVAPPVEDRTPPETSAKVEGSKDSDGAYLGKAKVTVTATDAGSGVDKVEYSLDGGPYLAYEAPVVVDRVGRHTVAYRASDKAGNASEAKTASFTVAEGGGVPAPDCPEYDERLTVFVGTVDTGIPNRVTNNRCRLGELIEDEKEWTSHALFLKHVKSVTDKLLRAGEIDKREYNKINRAAKQSGIGKPGQTEGYRKLFDGTQASLDKWEQVGGGKFGLNADGSITSSTSVEGMGMLWFPQRKYGDFSLKLQWRDDAPGNGNANGGVFVRFPQVHDHPEESRPEWVAIKYGHEIQALDRPDGDMYKTGSVYGFDRVGLAGAGVTPKGTWNDYEIKVVDQHYSVYRNGVLINEFDNTGGQEFTPPRGDDPGTDGRRYSSGYLGVQVHGVTDVISYRDIRIKEL, encoded by the coding sequence ATGCGATCTCGGACGCCGCGGGCCCCACGGGCCGCGCAGAGGCGAAGACTGTGCACGGCGCTGTTCGCCGCGCTCTTGATGGTGCTCGGCGGCCTGACGTCGACGGCGGCGGTGGCCCGCCCCGACGACACGGGTCCGTCCGTGCGGGCGCAGACGCTCACGTGGACCGCCGACAACGACATCAGCAAGTACAAGTCGGCGCCGACCACGGCGGTGGCGGGCCCGACGACGATCGTCTTCGAGAACAGCGAGGCGACCGGCAACACGACCGGCATGCCGCACACGCTGACGTTCGACACCTCCGACCCGGAGTACAACAACGACGTCACGCTCAACATCATGGCCAACCCCAACGACGACAAGGGAGGCAAGCACACCGCCGAGGTGACGCTCACCCCGGGCCGCTACCGCTACCACTGCACCATCCCCGGCCACGGTTCGATGCAGGGCATCCTCGTCGTGACCGAGGGCGGCGGCGAGGACACCACGGCTCCGCAGACCGCGGCGAAGGTCGAGGGAACCACCAACGCCGACGGCGCCTACGTGGGTTCGGCGACGGTGGCCGTGACGGCGACGGACGAGGGTTCGGGCGTCGACAAGATCGAGTACGCGGTGGGGGCGGACGGCGCCTGGCAGCCGTACACCGCACCCGTGGTCGTCGACCAGGTCGGCACCCACAAGATCCGCCACCGGGCCACCGACAAGGCGGGCAACGTGTCCGCGGAGAAGGCGGCCGACTTCAAGGTCGTCGCGCCGCCGACGGACGACAGGACGCCGCCGGAGACGTCGGCCACGGTGAGCGGCGAGAAGAACGACCAGGGGCAGTACGTCGGGATGGCGACGGTCACGGTGACCGCGTCCGACACCGGCTCCGGCGTCAACAAGATCGAGTACGCGATCGGTGACGGCGCGTGGACCGCGTACACCGCGCCGGTCATGGTGCACGAGGCGGGCGCCCACAAGGTCCGCTACCGCGCCTCCGACAAGGCGGGCAACCAGGCGGGGGAGAAGACCGCGGAGTTCACCGTCGTCGCGCCGCCCGTGGAGGACAGGACGCCGCCGGAGACCTCGGCGAAGGTCGAGGGCAGCAAGGACTCGGACGGTGCCTACCTCGGGAAGGCGAAGGTGACGGTCACCGCCACGGACGCCGGTTCGGGGGTCGACAAGGTCGAGTACTCCCTGGACGGCGGCCCCTACCTGGCGTACGAGGCGCCGGTCGTCGTCGACCGCGTGGGGCGCCACACCGTGGCGTACCGGGCGAGCGACAAGGCGGGCAACGCCTCGGAGGCGAAGACCGCCTCCTTCACGGTGGCCGAGGGCGGTGGCGTCCCGGCCCCCGACTGCCCGGAGTACGACGAGCGGTTGACGGTGTTCGTGGGCACGGTCGACACGGGAATCCCGAACCGGGTCACCAACAACCGCTGCCGGTTGGGCGAGTTGATCGAGGACGAGAAGGAGTGGACCTCGCACGCGCTCTTCCTGAAGCACGTCAAGAGCGTGACGGACAAGCTCCTCAGGGCGGGTGAGATCGACAAGCGCGAGTACAACAAGATCAACCGCGCCGCCAAGCAGTCCGGCATCGGCAAGCCCGGCCAGACAGAGGGCTACCGCAAGCTCTTCGACGGCACGCAGGCGTCCCTGGACAAGTGGGAGCAGGTCGGGGGCGGCAAGTTCGGCCTGAACGCGGACGGTTCGATCACGAGCAGCACCAGCGTCGAGGGCATGGGCATGCTGTGGTTCCCGCAGCGCAAGTACGGGGACTTCTCGCTGAAGCTCCAGTGGCGGGACGACGCGCCGGGCAACGGCAACGCCAACGGCGGCGTCTTCGTCCGCTTCCCGCAGGTCCACGACCACCCGGAGGAGTCCCGTCCGGAGTGGGTCGCCATCAAGTACGGCCACGAGATCCAGGCACTGGACCGGCCCGACGGCGACATGTACAAGACCGGCTCGGTCTACGGCTTCGACCGGGTCGGCCTGGCCGGCGCGGGCGTCACGCCGAAGGGCACGTGGAACGACTACGAGATCAAGGTGGTGGACCAGCACTACTCGGTCTACCGCAACGGCGTCCTGATCAACGAGTTCGACAACACGGGCGGGCAGGAGTTCACGCCCCCGCGCGGCGACGACCCGGGCACGGACGGGCGGCGTTACTCGTCCGGTTATCTCGGGGTGCAGGTGCACGGTGTCACGGATGTGATCTCGTACCGCGACATCCGGATCAAGGAGCTGTAG